The Nesterenkonia xinjiangensis genome contains a region encoding:
- the menD gene encoding 2-succinyl-5-enolpyruvyl-6-hydroxy-3-cyclohexene-1-carboxylic-acid synthase: protein MHSSRRPFREFDDSEDAEALRLARRVVRGLSLSMRHVVIAPGSRSAPLAYALAEAEQLGAIRLHVRIDERSAAYTALGIALDSGRPAGVVTTSGTAAGNLMPAMMEADMAGVPLVAITADRPEELHGTGANQTTWQQGMFAARVRDEIHLEQGEVRLEPVSRDDLLSAETQVSLLMRQAAESRGRGPGPVHLNIGFRDPLIPRSPDGGAPPPPQRWARRPVLPDSPARPAEQGRSSTLLDGLDAQEREAAREQIRRSLRAVQDIEPDVRTVFVLGHDAPAEVAQLALELGHPLLAEPTSGSRHADAAVPAYRLLLQAPETSAAGRLTASVQRVVVAGRPTLSRPVQRLLAAEGVDVVQYRPAGVGWHDERLPRPVQADPQRIREFAGAPPQGWLEEWLALGRGAQQVVDRELAEVSAGGLSSVQVAQAVAETVRTPLLLGSSSVIRDVDLSARLGEPGPARLFALRGLSGIDGNVSAASGVSLSRGHRVTALVGDLTFLHDLNALLLPSGEQAPSVDVVVVNDGGGAIFDQLEHGEVGRRPGQADAVERLFGTPQAVDLASLAAGFAVEHRRVETLDELGQALAHPDDRLGLRIIEVRTDRRGLRELHARMKEGVAGL, encoded by the coding sequence ATGCATTCCAGCCGGCGTCCCTTTCGCGAATTCGATGACTCCGAGGACGCCGAGGCCCTGCGTCTGGCCCGTCGGGTGGTCCGTGGCCTGAGTCTGAGCATGCGACATGTGGTGATCGCACCCGGCTCGCGGTCCGCACCGCTGGCCTACGCGCTGGCCGAGGCCGAGCAGCTGGGCGCCATCCGCCTGCATGTGCGCATCGACGAGCGCTCGGCAGCCTACACGGCGTTGGGCATCGCGCTGGACTCCGGGCGGCCCGCCGGGGTGGTGACCACCTCCGGGACCGCGGCCGGGAACCTGATGCCGGCGATGATGGAGGCCGACATGGCCGGGGTGCCGCTGGTGGCGATCACCGCCGATCGGCCCGAAGAGCTCCACGGCACCGGGGCGAACCAGACCACCTGGCAGCAGGGGATGTTCGCTGCCCGTGTGCGCGACGAGATCCACCTGGAGCAGGGGGAGGTCCGCTTGGAGCCGGTCTCCCGGGATGACCTGCTCTCCGCGGAGACCCAGGTGTCGCTGCTGATGCGGCAGGCCGCCGAGTCCCGTGGGAGGGGGCCGGGGCCGGTGCATCTGAACATCGGCTTCCGGGATCCGCTGATTCCGCGCTCACCCGACGGCGGGGCCCCGCCGCCTCCCCAGCGGTGGGCCCGCCGCCCCGTGCTCCCGGACTCGCCGGCCCGACCGGCCGAGCAGGGGCGAAGCAGCACCTTGCTGGACGGGCTCGACGCGCAGGAACGCGAAGCGGCCCGGGAGCAGATTCGGCGCAGCCTGCGAGCTGTGCAGGACATCGAGCCGGACGTGCGCACGGTGTTCGTGCTGGGACACGACGCCCCGGCGGAGGTGGCCCAGCTGGCCCTGGAACTGGGCCACCCACTGCTGGCCGAGCCGACGAGCGGATCGCGGCACGCCGATGCGGCAGTGCCTGCCTACCGGCTGCTGCTGCAGGCGCCCGAGACGAGCGCAGCCGGACGGCTGACCGCCTCGGTGCAGCGGGTGGTGGTGGCCGGGCGGCCGACGCTGTCCCGCCCCGTGCAGCGGCTGCTGGCCGCCGAGGGGGTTGACGTCGTCCAGTATCGACCCGCAGGGGTCGGCTGGCATGATGAGCGCCTGCCTCGTCCGGTGCAGGCAGACCCGCAGCGGATCCGGGAGTTCGCCGGCGCCCCGCCGCAGGGATGGTTGGAGGAGTGGTTGGCCCTGGGCCGAGGTGCTCAGCAGGTCGTCGACCGGGAGCTGGCGGAGGTGTCGGCCGGCGGACTGAGCTCGGTGCAGGTGGCGCAGGCGGTGGCGGAGACCGTCCGGACCCCGCTGCTTCTGGGGTCCTCCTCGGTGATCCGTGACGTCGACCTGTCAGCTCGGCTGGGCGAGCCAGGGCCTGCGCGGCTGTTCGCGCTGCGGGGCCTCTCCGGGATTGACGGCAACGTCTCGGCAGCCTCGGGCGTCTCGTTGTCCCGCGGGCATCGGGTGACGGCGCTGGTGGGGGACCTGACGTTCCTGCACGACCTCAACGCGCTGCTGCTGCCCTCCGGGGAGCAGGCGCCCAGCGTGGACGTGGTGGTGGTCAACGACGGCGGCGGGGCGATCTTCGACCAGCTGGAGCACGGCGAGGTGGGGCGACGTCCCGGGCAGGCAGATGCCGTGGAGCGGCTGTTCGGGACACCGCAGGCGGTGGATCTCGCCTCCCTGGCGGCCGGGTTCGCGGTGGAGCATCGGAGGGTCGAGACTCTGGACGAGCTGGGGCAGGCGCTCGCTCACCCGGACGACAGGCTCGGGCTGCGGATCATCGAGGTCCGCACCGATCGCCGGGGGCTGCGCGAGCTGCACGCCAGGATGAAGGAGGGCGTGGCCGGTCTGTGA
- a CDS encoding o-succinylbenzoate synthase codes for MTRLPDPEELLDDAVVVRLPMRTRFRGQIVREAMLLRGPAGWAEFAPFPEYAAAESAAWLDAAVEAGWRGLGTPRRTHVPINATMPAVMAGEVPAVLERYGRPETIPAVKIKVAEPGQSLAEDLARIREVARLVPHAGLRVDANGGWSHAEALHAIETIAAVVGERLEYAEQPVAGVEPLAVLREELHRRGVPVRLAADEAVRKAEDPLRVARLGAADLIVVKVPPLGGVGRAAEVVRASGLDAVVSSALDTSIGLAAGLALAARLDSLPFACGLGTAALLAADIVDHPLIPREGALPVPLRDGVVVAPEPAERLLAEHRVEGERRAWWEERLRAAHAVLEEAAS; via the coding sequence ATGACACGCCTGCCGGACCCCGAGGAGCTGCTCGACGACGCCGTCGTCGTCAGGCTGCCCATGCGCACTCGATTCCGCGGGCAGATCGTCCGCGAGGCGATGCTGCTGCGCGGTCCCGCCGGCTGGGCGGAGTTCGCGCCGTTCCCCGAGTACGCGGCCGCCGAGTCCGCGGCATGGCTGGACGCCGCCGTGGAAGCGGGCTGGCGCGGCTTGGGAACTCCTCGGCGCACCCACGTGCCGATCAACGCGACCATGCCGGCCGTCATGGCCGGAGAGGTCCCCGCGGTGCTGGAGCGCTACGGGCGACCGGAGACCATCCCCGCGGTGAAGATCAAGGTGGCAGAACCGGGACAGAGCCTCGCAGAGGACCTCGCCCGCATCCGTGAGGTCGCCCGCCTGGTGCCGCATGCCGGGCTGCGCGTGGACGCCAACGGCGGCTGGAGCCATGCGGAGGCGCTGCACGCGATCGAGACGATCGCCGCCGTCGTCGGCGAGCGGCTGGAGTATGCGGAGCAGCCGGTGGCCGGGGTGGAGCCGCTGGCCGTGCTGCGCGAAGAGCTGCACCGCCGGGGGGTGCCGGTCCGCCTGGCAGCTGACGAGGCCGTGCGCAAGGCCGAGGATCCCCTGCGCGTGGCCCGGCTGGGTGCGGCTGATCTCATCGTGGTCAAGGTTCCGCCGCTGGGCGGTGTGGGCCGGGCGGCGGAGGTGGTCCGTGCCTCCGGGCTGGACGCCGTGGTCTCTTCCGCTCTGGACACCTCCATCGGGCTGGCGGCCGGGCTGGCGCTGGCCGCCCGGTTGGACTCGCTGCCCTTCGCCTGCGGCTTGGGCACGGCGGCGCTCTTGGCCGCCGACATCGTCGATCACCCGCTGATCCCCCGGGAAGGGGCGCTGCCGGTGCCGCTGCGCGACGGCGTGGTGGTTGCTCCGGAGCCCGCGGAGCGACTGCTGGCCGAGCATCGGGTGGAGGGGGAGCGCCGGGCCTGGTGGGAGGAGCGGCTGCGGGCCGCCCACGCGGTGCTGGAGGAAGCGGCGTCTTAG
- a CDS encoding phosphatase PAP2 family protein, with protein sequence MSAASSRPRPPARRTWLWVLGMLVCAFTLVAVHEFFIRSSTGQWLEQATLESRYWNITQGPLQNDTLREVLGAAPTVTAIIAGVIFLAITLLRQRFVGAGIAVAVFLGANITTQALKGVWIHRVDPDVPMSDPNMQLWWWDVASFPSGHATLAAAAAVAVFLVSAPHQRPFIGLFTGLLAVFSGAAIFMTGHFASDIIAAYLVVALWGLLGGWLVMRTGERWNTVTLEDDTAVGAGAGLAWFLGVVFCVAAGLALLFAGGWEAIRTAAQDPSGWHWLAGTLLPVGPGFLLCAAGITFFDAEAGRRHHGQSLHAPQQSDHPVPPQFTHLYEV encoded by the coding sequence ATGTCCGCTGCCTCGTCCCGCCCCCGTCCGCCGGCACGCCGCACCTGGCTCTGGGTGTTGGGCATGCTGGTGTGCGCGTTCACCCTGGTGGCGGTGCACGAGTTCTTCATCCGCTCGTCCACGGGCCAGTGGCTGGAGCAGGCCACCCTGGAGTCCCGGTACTGGAACATCACCCAGGGCCCGCTGCAGAACGACACCCTGCGTGAGGTGCTGGGGGCGGCTCCGACGGTCACGGCGATCATCGCCGGGGTGATCTTCCTCGCCATCACTCTGCTGCGCCAGCGTTTCGTGGGCGCCGGCATCGCAGTGGCCGTGTTCCTGGGGGCGAACATCACCACCCAGGCGCTGAAGGGCGTGTGGATCCACCGGGTGGACCCGGATGTGCCGATGTCAGACCCCAACATGCAGCTGTGGTGGTGGGACGTCGCCTCGTTCCCCTCAGGTCACGCCACACTGGCCGCGGCCGCCGCCGTCGCCGTGTTCCTGGTCAGCGCCCCGCACCAGCGCCCTTTCATCGGGCTGTTCACCGGGCTGCTCGCTGTCTTCTCCGGGGCGGCGATCTTCATGACCGGGCACTTCGCCTCCGACATCATCGCCGCCTATCTGGTGGTCGCGCTCTGGGGGCTCCTCGGCGGCTGGCTGGTGATGCGCACCGGCGAGCGCTGGAACACCGTGACCCTGGAGGATGACACCGCCGTCGGGGCGGGCGCCGGCCTCGCCTGGTTCCTGGGGGTCGTGTTCTGCGTGGCCGCCGGGCTTGCGCTGCTCTTCGCCGGCGGCTGGGAGGCGATCCGCACGGCGGCTCAGGACCCCAGCGGCTGGCACTGGCTGGCCGGCACCCTGCTGCCGGTGGGACCGGGCTTCCTGCTCTGCGCTGCCGGGATCACCTTCTTCGACGCCGAGGCCGGTCGCCGGCACCACGGGCAGTCCCTGCATGCGCCGCAGCAGTCCGACCATCCGGTCCCCCCGCAGTTCACCCACCTCTACGAGGTCTGA
- a CDS encoding MBL fold metallo-hydrolase — MAATPGLAPFTRVDDDVWMTTVDGGVTPLNIGLVVGTRQAVLIDPGPAEGDHRALLAAVRDVTDVELVVVNTHGHGDHIGANAFLREQGVEIILAHRDAEVATSTQLLQEGPVSLDIGGIDVVVEHLGRGHTDGDVVVVVRREGHDGIMFCGDLVREGTDPSFRDSHPMEWVRTLGRIWSMAGSFSRIIPGHGRPVDADFVASMRRRMQQGHSVSQQALRDAVNDATKAIPILPYGPEESRELITRLRAGH, encoded by the coding sequence ATGGCCGCGACCCCTGGCCTCGCCCCATTCACCCGCGTGGACGACGACGTCTGGATGACCACCGTCGACGGCGGCGTCACACCCCTGAACATCGGCCTGGTGGTCGGCACACGGCAGGCCGTGCTGATCGATCCCGGACCGGCCGAGGGCGACCATCGCGCCCTGCTGGCCGCCGTCCGAGATGTCACCGACGTGGAGCTGGTCGTGGTGAACACCCATGGCCATGGTGACCACATCGGGGCGAACGCCTTCCTGCGTGAACAGGGGGTGGAGATCATCTTGGCTCACCGCGATGCCGAGGTCGCCACCTCCACGCAGCTGCTGCAGGAGGGCCCGGTGTCTCTGGACATCGGCGGCATCGACGTCGTCGTCGAGCACCTGGGCCGTGGCCACACCGACGGCGACGTCGTCGTCGTGGTCCGCCGGGAGGGTCACGACGGCATCATGTTCTGCGGCGATCTGGTCCGCGAGGGCACGGATCCGAGCTTCCGCGACTCCCATCCCATGGAGTGGGTGCGTACCCTGGGCCGGATCTGGTCCATGGCCGGGAGCTTCTCCCGGATCATCCCGGGCCACGGCAGACCGGTCGACGCCGACTTCGTCGCCTCCATGCGACGGCGCATGCAGCAGGGGCACTCGGTATCCCAGCAGGCGCTGCGGGACGCGGTGAACGACGCCACCAAGGCGATCCCGATCCTGCCCTACGGCCCGGAAGAGTCCAGGGAACTCATCACCCGGCTGCGTGCGGGCCACTGA
- a CDS encoding rhamnogalacturonan lyase: MPYRRRTARTAAAVLAGAVALSLTAGSVSADPQQGHQLEALDRGLVAVGTDDGVFLSWRLLGDEVSGHTGHGMKGPNFHVLRDGQRIATVNDSTNFHDAHGDAEAVYTVTPVGNAPHNGPDGEAEVWAEGHYDLPLDKPEGGVTPAGEEYEYHANDVSVGDVTGDGRYEFIVKWDPSNSKDVSQVGYTGEVYVDTYTLDGELLNRIELGPNIRAGAHYTQFLVYDFDGDGTSEIMMKTAPGTVAGDGEHVSMPQADLDAGYSHEDDYRLSAEDYYEHVVEMLRGWHEHPEVVSGQWPETLEEAFGEEPSHEYPLSDADARELADHFIDDYAPERSDRNDLRNFEGFIVHGPEYLTVFDGESGAELDTVEYTPERGDDGLMWGDYAMSRIEPGNRVDRFLAGVAYLDGQAPSAVFARGYYTRSAAAAYDFDGEQITERWVADSGHVPMDNPFDAGPHGSPGTDPELGDFAGQGFHSLSVADVDGDGNQEIIYGSATLDHDGSLLYSSTDTGHPDSPIAGQEAPLGHGDALHVGHFDPSRPGQEIFSVHEAGPWAPFGYVMRDAATGDTLWGGYTGTDVGRGMVGDIDPDTAGYHAWASIPPGEDDGASGLWTADGEQIDGAVPGTNMNIRWAADMTTQLISGDREATPRIEDWQNGTLLEAEGTLTNNYTKGNPSLVADVFGDWREELVLRTTDSEALRIHTSTEVTDRRLYTLMHDPQYRVGVAFQQTAYNQPTYPDFYLGHQIDWKQVPIPDGHYPAAD; this comes from the coding sequence GTGCCTTATCGACGACGAACAGCACGTACCGCCGCCGCTGTCCTGGCGGGAGCCGTGGCGCTGTCGCTGACGGCGGGATCCGTGTCCGCTGATCCGCAGCAGGGCCATCAGCTGGAGGCCTTGGACCGCGGCCTGGTCGCCGTCGGGACCGACGACGGCGTCTTCCTCAGCTGGCGACTGCTGGGTGACGAGGTGAGCGGTCATACCGGCCATGGGATGAAGGGGCCGAACTTCCATGTCCTGCGTGACGGGCAGCGGATCGCCACCGTCAACGACTCCACCAACTTCCACGACGCGCACGGCGACGCAGAGGCCGTCTACACCGTCACCCCGGTCGGCAACGCACCGCACAACGGCCCCGACGGTGAGGCCGAGGTCTGGGCCGAGGGCCACTACGATCTGCCGCTGGACAAGCCTGAGGGCGGCGTCACTCCGGCAGGGGAGGAGTACGAGTACCACGCGAACGACGTCTCCGTCGGGGACGTCACTGGCGACGGGCGCTATGAGTTCATCGTGAAATGGGACCCCAGCAACTCCAAGGACGTCTCTCAGGTGGGCTACACCGGGGAGGTCTACGTGGACACCTACACTCTCGACGGTGAGCTGCTGAACCGCATCGAGCTGGGCCCCAACATCCGCGCCGGCGCCCATTACACGCAGTTCCTGGTCTACGACTTCGACGGCGACGGCACCTCCGAGATCATGATGAAGACCGCCCCGGGCACCGTGGCCGGCGACGGCGAGCACGTCTCGATGCCGCAGGCCGACCTCGACGCGGGATACAGCCACGAGGATGACTACCGGCTCAGCGCGGAGGACTACTACGAGCATGTGGTCGAGATGCTCCGCGGCTGGCACGAGCATCCGGAGGTGGTCTCCGGCCAGTGGCCGGAGACCCTGGAGGAGGCCTTCGGCGAGGAGCCCTCCCACGAGTATCCGCTCAGCGACGCGGATGCCCGCGAGCTGGCCGACCACTTCATCGACGACTACGCGCCCGAGCGCAGCGATCGCAACGACCTGCGCAATTTCGAGGGCTTCATCGTCCACGGCCCCGAGTACCTGACGGTCTTCGACGGTGAGTCGGGTGCTGAGCTGGACACGGTGGAGTACACGCCCGAGCGTGGCGACGACGGGCTGATGTGGGGCGACTATGCGATGTCCCGCATCGAGCCGGGCAACCGGGTGGACCGTTTCCTGGCCGGTGTGGCCTACCTGGACGGCCAGGCGCCGTCGGCCGTCTTCGCCCGTGGGTACTACACCCGCTCAGCGGCCGCGGCGTACGACTTCGACGGCGAGCAGATCACCGAGCGGTGGGTGGCCGACTCCGGGCATGTGCCGATGGACAACCCCTTCGACGCCGGGCCGCACGGCAGCCCCGGCACCGATCCCGAGCTGGGGGACTTCGCCGGCCAGGGCTTCCATTCGCTGAGCGTGGCCGACGTCGACGGCGACGGCAACCAGGAGATCATCTACGGCTCCGCCACCCTGGACCACGACGGCAGCCTGCTCTACTCCTCCACCGACACTGGGCATCCCGACAGCCCGATCGCCGGGCAGGAGGCTCCGCTGGGACATGGCGATGCGCTGCACGTGGGGCACTTCGACCCCTCACGCCCTGGCCAGGAGATCTTCTCCGTTCATGAGGCCGGACCCTGGGCGCCGTTCGGGTACGTGATGCGCGACGCCGCCACGGGAGACACCCTGTGGGGAGGCTACACGGGCACCGATGTGGGCCGCGGGATGGTCGGCGACATCGACCCGGACACCGCCGGCTACCACGCCTGGGCCTCCATCCCGCCGGGAGAGGACGACGGCGCCAGCGGACTGTGGACCGCCGACGGCGAGCAGATCGACGGTGCCGTCCCCGGCACGAACATGAACATCAGGTGGGCGGCGGACATGACCACCCAGCTGATCAGCGGCGACCGGGAGGCCACCCCGCGGATCGAGGACTGGCAGAACGGCACCCTGCTGGAGGCTGAGGGCACGCTGACGAACAACTACACCAAGGGGAACCCCTCCCTGGTGGCAGACGTCTTCGGCGACTGGCGCGAGGAGCTCGTGCTGCGCACCACGGACAGCGAGGCCCTGCGGATCCACACCTCCACCGAGGTGACCGACCGCCGCCTGTACACGCTGATGCATGACCCGCAGTACCGGGTCGGCGTCGCCTTCCAGCAGACCGCCTACAACCAGCCGACCTACCCGGACTTCTACTTGGGCCACCAGATCGACTGGAAGCAGGTGCCGATCCCGGACGGTCACTACCCGGCAGCCGACTGA
- a CDS encoding alanine/glycine:cation symporter family protein, whose amino-acid sequence MTMDSLLQIIGDIEEIAWNWLGIWVIIGVGAYMTIRTGVVQLRHLPAMFTAIVEKARRDDTGRTKSLSAFQAFTITASARVGTGNIAGVAGAIAMGGPGAIFWMWVMAILNSAASFVESTLAQLYKTRRFDTFKGGPAYYIQRGLGSRSGGIVFAVIFIFCFALSFTSLQANTVVDAVTGAAGATGMADTTTLTWILAVVLTVLTGLIVVAGLRSVARVAQNVVPLMASLYIILGLVVIIMNIEELPRVLTQILGDAFDMRSAAGGAFGMVIMAGVQRGMFSNEAGMGSVPNVAATADVSHPAKQGLVQTLGVYLDTIIICSVTAFIILFTFEDPLGAEANLGVELTQGALEANLGAFGAIALAVIITLVAFTSILGNYSYGEANILFISSSEKVRKIFALVLTGVVFVGSIISVDLAWAIAGVTMVIIALFNLVVICLLGGKAFRLLKHFDSQRKQGLDPVFVAEDMPDLKNVECWDREDVSDYLQQREAAPSPQDR is encoded by the coding sequence ATGACTATGGATTCACTGCTCCAGATCATCGGAGACATCGAAGAGATCGCCTGGAACTGGCTCGGCATCTGGGTCATCATCGGCGTCGGCGCCTACATGACCATCCGCACCGGGGTGGTCCAGCTGCGGCACCTGCCGGCGATGTTCACCGCCATCGTGGAAAAGGCACGGCGCGACGACACCGGACGCACCAAGTCGCTCTCCGCCTTCCAGGCCTTCACGATCACGGCCTCGGCCCGCGTGGGCACCGGAAACATCGCCGGCGTGGCCGGGGCGATCGCCATGGGCGGCCCCGGAGCGATCTTCTGGATGTGGGTGATGGCCATCCTCAACTCCGCGGCCTCCTTCGTGGAGTCCACCCTGGCCCAGCTCTACAAGACCCGCCGCTTCGACACCTTCAAGGGTGGGCCCGCCTACTACATCCAGCGCGGACTAGGCTCGCGCAGCGGCGGCATCGTCTTCGCCGTGATCTTCATCTTCTGCTTCGCCCTGTCCTTCACCTCTCTGCAGGCCAACACCGTCGTCGACGCCGTCACCGGTGCCGCAGGCGCCACCGGAATGGCGGACACCACCACGCTGACCTGGATCCTCGCAGTGGTGCTGACCGTGCTGACCGGACTGATCGTCGTCGCCGGCCTGCGCAGCGTCGCCCGGGTCGCTCAGAACGTGGTGCCGCTGATGGCCTCGCTCTACATCATCCTCGGGCTCGTGGTGATCATCATGAACATCGAGGAGCTGCCGCGGGTGCTCACCCAGATCCTCGGCGACGCCTTCGACATGCGCTCCGCCGCCGGTGGCGCCTTCGGCATGGTGATCATGGCCGGGGTGCAGCGCGGAATGTTCTCCAACGAGGCCGGTATGGGTTCGGTGCCGAACGTCGCGGCCACCGCCGACGTCTCCCACCCCGCCAAACAGGGTCTGGTCCAGACCCTCGGCGTCTACCTGGACACGATCATCATCTGCTCGGTGACCGCGTTCATCATCCTCTTCACCTTCGAGGATCCCCTGGGCGCGGAGGCCAACCTCGGCGTGGAGCTCACCCAGGGCGCCCTGGAGGCGAATCTGGGCGCCTTCGGCGCCATCGCCTTGGCGGTGATCATCACCCTGGTGGCGTTCACCTCCATCCTGGGGAACTACTCCTACGGCGAGGCGAACATCCTGTTCATCTCATCCTCGGAGAAAGTCCGGAAGATCTTCGCCCTGGTGCTCACCGGAGTGGTGTTCGTGGGCTCGATCATCAGCGTGGACCTCGCCTGGGCCATCGCCGGGGTCACCATGGTGATCATCGCGCTGTTCAACCTGGTGGTGATCTGCCTGCTCGGGGGCAAGGCCTTCCGACTGCTGAAGCACTTCGACTCCCAGCGCAAGCAGGGCCTGGACCCGGTCTTCGTGGCCGAGGACATGCCGGACCTGAAGAACGTGGAGTGCTGGGACCGCGAGGACGTCAGCGACTACCTGCAGCAGCGAGAAGCCGCGCCAAGTCCTCAGGACAGGTGA
- a CDS encoding alpha/beta fold hydrolase: MRFILIPGLWLAADSWGPVTDLLRQAGHTVQPLTLPGLEGSEADRSGLTLLDHLDSVLAAVDAHSEGAVVVGHSASATLAHLAADARPEAVTRTVMIGGMPATEGRPFLEGFAADGRDVPFPGWAGFEPADVRDLDEGARARLEAMMRPSPAGVLETPVAYRDPRRHDIPVTVICPEFSAADCREWLEAGLMPELAAGSDVELVDLDSGHWPQVTCPEDLARLLAAAGSR; encoded by the coding sequence ATGCGATTCATCCTCATCCCGGGGCTGTGGCTCGCCGCCGACTCCTGGGGGCCGGTCACCGACCTGCTGCGGCAGGCCGGCCACACCGTGCAGCCGCTCACCCTTCCGGGGCTGGAGGGGTCCGAGGCCGACCGCTCCGGCCTGACCCTCCTCGATCATCTGGACTCGGTGCTCGCCGCCGTCGACGCCCACTCGGAGGGCGCCGTCGTCGTCGGCCATTCGGCGTCCGCCACACTCGCGCATCTGGCTGCCGACGCCCGGCCGGAGGCAGTGACCCGCACGGTGATGATCGGCGGTATGCCGGCCACCGAGGGTCGGCCGTTCCTGGAGGGGTTCGCGGCTGACGGCAGGGACGTCCCCTTCCCCGGCTGGGCGGGCTTCGAGCCCGCTGACGTGCGGGACCTCGACGAGGGTGCCCGCGCCCGCCTGGAGGCGATGATGCGACCCAGCCCGGCCGGGGTGCTGGAGACTCCGGTGGCCTACCGAGACCCCCGTCGGCACGACATCCCGGTGACGGTGATCTGCCCGGAGTTCAGCGCTGCGGACTGCCGGGAGTGGTTGGAGGCCGGCCTCATGCCGGAGCTGGCGGCCGGATCCGACGTCGAGCTGGTGGATCTGGACTCCGGTCATTGGCCGCAGGTCACCTGTCCTGAGGACTTGGCGCGGCTTCTCGCTGCTGCAGGTAGTCGCTGA